The nucleotide sequence CACGATCGCCTCCTCCAGACTGTGGGTGACGAACAGCGCGGTGGTACGGGTCGCCTGGCACACCGCGAGCAACTCGTCCTGGAGGATGGTGCGCAACTGGGCGTCGAGCGCGGCGAACGGTTCGTCCAGCAGCAGCACCTCCGGCTCCACCGCGAGCGCCCGGGCGATCGCCACGCGCTGCCGCATCCCGCCCGACAGGGTGGCCGGGTAGGCATCGGCGAAGTCGGCGAGACCGAGCCGGGCCAGCCAGTCCCTGGCCCGCGCGTCGGCGGCCTTGCGTGGCACGCGCTGCACATCGAGGCCGAAGCGGACGTTGGCCAGCACGGTCTTCCAGTCGTAGATGCCGTAGTCCTGCGGGATCATCGCGGCCGGATGGCGCCGGCCCGCGCGCAGCTCGACCTCACCGCCGCTGGGGCGGACGAGTCCGGCGACGATGCGCAGGAACGTGGACTTGCCGCATCCGGACGGGCCGACGATGCAGCAGAACTCCCCGTGCCGGATGTCCAGGTCGAGTGGTCCGAGGGCGTGCACCTGCCGGGTTCCGTGCCCGAAGGTGCGGGTCACCGCGCTGGCACGTACTTTCGGCGCGGTCCCGGGTGTGGTGTGCGGCTCCACCCGTAACTCCTGATCCGGTTCGGCGGGTGTCGTGCGACAACGGCTGCGCGCACCACCTCACGATATGACGGACCGTCAGATTCGGGCAAGGGTCGCGGAACGACTGGCGGACTCAGGACAGCCGGCGGCACAGCAGCGCGTCCGGGCTCCCGGAGCTGCCCACCCGCGTGGTGAAGGCGATCCCGGCGGCGTACTCGTCGGCCGCGCACTGGCCCTTGTAGGCGCCGTGCGCGAAGTCGCCCCCGGCGGCGTCGGCGGGCCGGTTGTCGGACCGGTCGAACCACACGGTGCGTCCCGTGGTGCCGAGCGGGGTGCGGGCCGGGGCGCACAGCGCGGCGGACACCCGGCCGCCGCGGCGGCTGTAGCCGATGAGGAAGTGGTCCGAGGGGCACTGGAACTTGGTGTAGCCGGAGGCCCAGTCGCCACCGGCGGGCACATACCGCTCGTCCGTGACGACCGTATGGGCGGTGCCGGGGGCGCGCGGGTCGTCGGCGCCGGTGTCGGTGCACAGTCCGCGCCCGGCGGTGTGGCCGAGGCCGATCAGCCGCAACCCGTCGGGGCAGGCGGCCTTGTAGGCGCCCGGATCCCAGTCGCCGTGGGTCCGCTCGATCAGCGACTGCACCTGGTCGCCGTGGTCGGTGGCGAGCATGCGCCAGGCGGGGACGGGGTCGACGGGCCCGGTGTGCTCGGGCGCGGTCATCAGCCGCTGCCAGGGCGTGGCGCGCCAGTCGCCCTGGTCGAGGATTCCGGTGCGGTGGCCCGCGGAGTCGTAGCGCAGCAGCGCCCAGTCGTCGCTGCCCTCCCAGCCCACCAGTGGCCAGTAGGCGAAGTCGGCGTCGTGGTCGGCGAAGTAGTCGGTGAGGTTGGTGAACCACGCGCGCGGGGCGGTGCCGGTCTCGGCCGAGCCGATGC is from Streptomyces hygroscopicus and encodes:
- a CDS encoding ABC transporter ATPase, whose translation is MEPHTTPGTAPKVRASAVTRTFGHGTRQVHALGPLDLDIRHGEFCCIVGPSGCGKSTFLRIVAGLVRPSGGEVELRAGRRHPAAMIPQDYGIYDWKTVLANVRFGLDVQRVPRKAADARARDWLARLGLADFADAYPATLSGGMRQRVAIARALAVEPEVLLLDEPFAALDAQLRTILQDELLAVCQATRTTALFVTHSLEEAIVLGDRVVVMSARPGRVIAERHPPFERPRTGAMRRAPRFAALQSELWELLRDEVQRAGAGAATAVDTVGKSS